The window GACGCCCATGCCACATGCGTGATCACGGCGGACGGGGGATATCGGCGCGGCGGGATCATCCCGCTCAAGGCGAGCACGGACACCGCCATCGAGGGTCTCGACTACGTGAAGAGCGTCGTCGTCGTGCAGCGCTCCGCCGTGACCGACCCTGAGGCGGCGCCCCACGGAGGCCGCGTGGACACGCCGTCCTGCGAGATGACCGAGGGCCGGGATCACTGGTACCACGAGCTGATCGCCGCGGCGGACGCCGATTGTCCCGCCGAGCGGATGGATTCGGAGGACCTCCTCTACATCCTCTACACCTCCGGGACGACGGGGAAGCCGAAGGGCGTGATGCACACGACCGGCGGCTACATGACGCACGTGACCGCGACCGCGAAGTGGGTGTTCGACCTCAGGGAAGACGACATCTACTGGTGCACGGCGGACGTGGGCTGGGTGACGGGGCACTCCTACATCGTCTACGGCCCGCTCGCGAACGGGGCGACGGTGGTGATGTACGAGGGATCGCCCGACTGGCCCGACCGGGGCCGCTTCTGGGACCTGTGCGAGCGCTACGCGGTGACGGTGTTCTACACGGCGCCGACGGCGATCCGCGCCTTCATGCGGTGGGGGGACGACTGGCCGGCGAGCTACGACCTCTCGAAGCTCCGGTTGCTCGGGACGGTGGGCGAACCGATCAACCCCGAGGCGTGGATCTGGTACGACCGCCACATCGGCGGCGGGCGCTGTCCGATCGTCGACACGTGGTGGCAGACGGAGACGGGCGGAATCATGATCACGCCGCTTCCCGGGGCGATCACCACGAAGCCCGGGACGGCTACGGTCCCCTTCCCCGGCATCGAGGCGGCGATTCTCGACGAGGACGGTAACCCGGCGGAATCCGGTTATCTGGCGATCACCTCGCCGTGGCCGGGGATGCTGCGGGGGGTGTGGGGGGACGAGGAGCGCTACCGCGAGACGTACTGGTCGAAGTGGCCCGACATCTACTTCCCCGGCGACGGTGCGCGGGTGGACGAGGACGGCTACTACTGGATCATGGGCCGCGTCGACGACGTGCTGAACGTGGCCGGCCACCGGATCGGGACCATGGAAGTGGAGTCCGCGCTCGTCGACCACGAGGCCGTCGCGGAGGCCGCGGTCGTGGGGCGTTCGGACGAGATCAAGGGACAGGCGGTGGCCGCGTTCGTGAGCGTGGTGGAGGGGACGGAGACCTCCGAGGCGCTGCGCCAGGAACTGCGGGGGCACGTGGCGGCGCAGATCGGCGCGATCGCGCGGCCGGCCGACCTCATCTTCGCCGCCGAACTGCCGAAGACGCGGAGCGGAAAAATTATGCGGCGCCTCCTGCGCGACGTGGCGGAGGGACGGGCGCTGGGCGACACGACGACGCTCGCCGACCCCGCGGTGGTGAGAAGCCTGCAGCAACAATTCGCCGATAGCGAGGGCTGACCGGGTAGAGCCAGCCACGCCAGCGCCCGCCCGCCACCGCCCATGACCCCGCCCTCTTCGGACACCGGTTCGCGGAGGGCGGGTCAACTCGCGCTCCTCGCGCTGGTGGATCTGCTCGCGATGAGCCTCTGGTTCTCGGCCAGCGCGGTCGT is drawn from Candidatus Palauibacter polyketidifaciens and contains these coding sequences:
- the acs gene encoding acetate--CoA ligase — translated: MSEQHREIDVLLDEQRTFEPSAGFVAAAHVGDRGPYDEAERDREAYWEAWARRLDWFTPWDTVLEWDPPFSKWFVGGTLNAAHNCLDRHLETRGSKTALIWEGEPGDIRRYTYRELHQEVCRFANALKGLGVGKGDRVAIYLPMVPEAAIAMLACARIGAPHSVVFGGFSPQSLRDRIEDAHATCVITADGGYRRGGIIPLKASTDTAIEGLDYVKSVVVVQRSAVTDPEAAPHGGRVDTPSCEMTEGRDHWYHELIAAADADCPAERMDSEDLLYILYTSGTTGKPKGVMHTTGGYMTHVTATAKWVFDLREDDIYWCTADVGWVTGHSYIVYGPLANGATVVMYEGSPDWPDRGRFWDLCERYAVTVFYTAPTAIRAFMRWGDDWPASYDLSKLRLLGTVGEPINPEAWIWYDRHIGGGRCPIVDTWWQTETGGIMITPLPGAITTKPGTATVPFPGIEAAILDEDGNPAESGYLAITSPWPGMLRGVWGDEERYRETYWSKWPDIYFPGDGARVDEDGYYWIMGRVDDVLNVAGHRIGTMEVESALVDHEAVAEAAVVGRSDEIKGQAVAAFVSVVEGTETSEALRQELRGHVAAQIGAIARPADLIFAAELPKTRSGKIMRRLLRDVAEGRALGDTTTLADPAVVRSLQQQFADSEG